CAGGATTTCCCCATTTACTAAGGAAGACCAAGAGTTTCTTGAACAGTTAGCAAAAATAATAGAAAACCTTTTCTAAAGAATATAAAGACTTACTTTATCAATATTTAAATAGCCAATCTATCTATAACTTGTCTACTTGCTACTTTTTACCGATGTTAAATACCACTCAACCATCCTTTTAAATCCTTCTTTTATTGAAATTTTTTGTTCAAAGCCTAACCGCCTGATTTTCTCTGATTTGTGGTGTGTGGCAGTATTAAATTTTTTCATTCTTGCAGCAGTAATTGGAAAATTATATCCAGATACTTTTCCCAGAATGTCAAAAATACTTCCCGCGGTAGTTGCTATTGATAATGGAATTTTAATTTTAGGGATACCGTGCGGCATAAACTCGGTTATTATATTAACAATTTCCCGGGTCGTCATCTGGGGTTCATCAGAATAATTGAAAATATTAACACCTGGTTTTAAATAATTCATTAAGAAAATAGTTGCATCAACAAGATTTTCAACATAGGCAACGGATTTGATATTTGAACCATCTCCCACAAAGATGAAGCGCCTCTTATATATTTTATCAATTAGATTATAAACATTGCCATAATTTTCTGGTCCATAGATGACCGTTGGCCTTATTATAATTGCACTTCTGGTATTATTTTCTTCAACCCATTTGAGGATTGCTTTTTCCGCTGCTAATTTTGACTTACCATAATCAGTATCCGGTGTAGTAAAACTATCTTCAGTTGTTGGTTTATCTTGCGTTCCATAGACCGCAACACTGCTATAAAAAATAAGATTATTTATATTTAATTTTGACATACAATTGAGAAGATTTATAGTTCCACCTTCATTTACTCTAAAATACTCTTCTTTTGTAATACCGAAATCGTGATGTTTTGCTGCGAGTGAGATAACAAGCTCCACACCATGGAGTGATTTTGTTACATCTGCTGGTGATAAAATATTTCCGCAAATACTTTCACAGATATTTTTTTGCTCGTCAGACGGTTCTTTAACATCCAAACCAATCACTTTATGACTTTTTTCTACCAGTTTATAAGTCAAAAACTTGCCAATGAATCCGGTATGCCCGATTATAAGAATTCTCATAGTATATTATAATTAAATATAACATAAAATCAACATATTGATTTTTTATTAGAGTTGAGTAAAATTAACTACTTTAGATTATGAACATCCTTTTTTTGACCTCACGCTTTCCATTTCCTCCAATAGGTGGCGATAAATTACGATTTTTTTATATCTTAAAATATTTGAGCAGAAATCATAAAGTTTCAATTTTATGTTTTACCGATAAAAAATTATCTTCCGAGTTAACATCTGCATATAAAGATTATTTTTACGAGATAAATGTTGTTTTCCTGCCAAAAATAAAATCTTATATAAACTGTATTGTCGGTTTATTTAAAGGAGTGCCACTTCAAATTTCTTATTACAAATCCAAAAAAATGGAAAATTTAGTTCAAGAAAAACTTACCAACGGCAAATTCGATATCATATTTGTTCACCTTATCAGAATGGCAGAATATGTAAAAAAATCTAACATTTATAAAATTCTTGATATGACTGACGCACAATCTTTAAATTATACAAGGGCAATGCAGTATACGCAAGGGAAATGGTCAATAATACATCGTTTTGAAAAAGATCTTGTTTTAAACTACGAAAAAAATATCTGGCGTTATTTTGATAAAACTTTTGTAGTTTCCCCAATTGACCGAGACTATCTAAAAAGTTTAGACGAGAACATTAATGTAGAGGTTCTACCAAATGGAGTTGATGTACAAAAATATTCATTTTGCTTGAATGACCATCAAAATAAAAAGATATGTTTTATTGGTAATATGAGAACATTTCCCAATACCGATGCGGCGGTCTGGTTTTGCAAAGAGATTTTCCCAATCATAAAAAAAGAGATTCCACAAGTTAAGCTTTATATCGTGGGAACTGAGCCATCAAGAAGGGTTCGTGCATTAGCAAAAATTAAAGATGTCTATGTAACTGGTGAAGTTCCAAATGTGAACGAATATGTCTGGAATTCAGAGGTCTCTGTTGCTCCAATCCGTGTGGGAGCAGGAATTCAGAACAAAATTCTTGAATCAATGGCGCTTGGCACACCTGTGGTGACGACATCTATCGGATTAGAAGGGATTGAGGCGGAACCCAATAAGCATATCTTAGTTGCTGATAAACCGGATGAATTCGCGAAACAAGTGATAAGACTGATAAATAACAGCGAACTACGTGCTAAAATATCAACCGAAGCCCGAAGACTAATTGAAGAAAGATATACCTGGGATAGGGTGTTAAGATATTTGCTAAATTCCTTGACTTGGTAGCCAAATTTAATATATTGTTATAAATGGAAGAAATACATCAATTTGGATATTTAATAAAAAAATTCGGCAGGGACACAATTATATATTTTCCGGCAAAAATTATTCCAGGATTAACCATTATTTTTTTTACTGCGATATTTACTCGTGTTTTTAAACCAGAATTTTATGGGCAATATATTATCATAATTACTACTACTACTATCATTACCGCGATATTTTCACAATGGTTATTGCAATCAATTCTTCGTTATAGGGCACAATATATATATTATAATATGGAGTTTATATTTAATATAAATCTTTTTAAGATACTTATATTTATATCCTTATTGCTGATACTTTTATATACTGTTCTTTATCCTTTTAAGAAAATACTACATCAATATGAAAAATTTTATCTGGTTTCATTATTGATAATTGTCGCTGATATATGGTTTACTGTAGTCTTGACTATTTTCCAAGCGGACACCAAGGCAAATATATTTACTTTATACACCATTTTAAATGCATTTTTTAAATTAGGTTTATCTTTAATTTTTGTGTTTGTAATAAAAATGGATATTTCCGGACTTCTCTGGGGCGCTTTTTTATCTTCTTTTATACTTGTCACACCGATTATATTTACATTATTTGTCGCAAAAAAGTCATTTGAGGAATCTACAGAAAAAGATAAACAGAAGGCTTTATTTATAAACTTATTTAAACAATTTTTTGGTTATGGATTTCCCATGGTCGGTTGGTTTATAGGCTCTGAATTACTTATGGTATCTGACAGATATTTTTTGCAAATCTTCCGCGGAAGTAATGAAGTAGGCATTTACAGCACAAACTATAGCTTAATATCTTCGGCAATATCCTTTATTACTGTTCCTCTGCTAAATGCTGCACACCCTTTAATAATGAAGGCAAATGTTGATTCTTCTTTTAAACTCAATGAAATTAAAAAATTAATAAATGCATTTTCAAGATATTTTTTACTTTTAGTTTATCCGATCACTACATATATAGTGCTACTAAAAGGTGAGTTTGTTCGTATATTTTTGGGTCCTGGATATAGAGAGGGTTCAATTATTTTCCCGATTATAGCACCTGGCATACTCTTGTGGTTTTTTGCAATGTTTGGACATAAAGGCCTTGAATTGAGAGAAAAAACAAATAAAATGTTTTTATATGTTTTGGTGTGTGCAATTATGAAGTTGATTTTAAATGTATTTTTCATACCGCCCTATGGATACATAGGTGCTGCTATAACTACACTTATATGTTTTTCATTATATCCGGTGCTGGTATATTTTGGTACAAAAAATGATATAGAGTGGAGCATACCATGGATGACCATCATAAAACTGGCAGTAGTGTTGATTCCTTTGATTGTCGCCGTTTATGTTATAAAGCATTTTATTACACACTATATGATTGTTTTAATTGTCAGCCTATTTGTAGTGGTTATAGTCTATATTATTATGCTTTTCATTTTCCAAGAAATACAACCAGGTGAAATAATTGCAGCTAAACTTTTTCTGAAAAGGTTGTTTAAATTATGAGTTATTTATCTATCGTTTGTTTTTTGCTTTGTGTTTTCTTACTCCTTGATAGTCGCAGAAAGTCTGTTGATTTATTCTCGCCATCACGGGTTTTTGCATTTGTATGGGCGCTTGCGATTGGGCTTGCAGATTTAAAATTAAGTTATTTTCAACATAAATGGGATTTATATAGTTGGATTACGCTCTTACTAGGTATTTTTTCGTTGTTGACGGGTATTTTTGGCGCATATCTGGTCTATTCAAAGGAACGATTATTATATGTTGACGAAATAAGAAGATATTATTTCAATTATGCCATTAATGGAAAAAGACTATTTTATTCTTTAGTGATACTGATTGGTATTTATTTCATTAGTTATATCACCGAAGTAATTTTAGAAGGCTATCTACCTTTTTGGGCTTCAATTCCAGATAGAGCTAGAGTTGAGTGGGGGGTTTTTGGCATTCATCTTTTGGTAAATTCAATGCCAACGATCCTTTTTTTGGTATCAATATACTTCATTTTCATAAAGCAAAACAAAAAGAAGAAAATTTTACTTATGGTATTGTCTTTATTAATAATAATAAGCTATTTTTTTACATTACAGAGGTTTAATCTGACAATATGGATTTTAATGTTATTAGCACTCTTGTATTATACTACAAAACGTGTAAGTTTAAAGCATATCTTACTGATTGGTATTTTATTAGCCATTATCATAAGTTTAATACAAAAGGTTAGATTGGTTGCGTATGTGCAAAATTATATTTATGTAATTTCTAAAATGAAATATCCTGCAACCTTCTCAATTTTTACGGAGCCCTATATGTATATAGTTATGAATTTAGAAAATTTTGCGCGGGGTGTAAGTAATTTAGAAAACTTTACATATGGTTATTTCACTGGCGACTTTATTCTTGCGCTTATAGGAGTAAAACACTGGCTGGCAGAGACTTTTAATATTATAGAAAGGCCTTTTTTGATTTGTGGATACAATACTTTTTCATTTTTCTGGCCATATTATTATGACTACGGTGTTTTAGGTGTGGTTATGTTTCCATTTCTCGTCGGCGCCGCAACGGGATTTGCTTATTACTCATTGCGGACCTCTCCCAATTTATTAAATCTTAGTGTATATTCAATGGCTTTTTATATCCTTGTAATTTCTTTTTTCACGAACCCTCTTACAATGTTAAATACGGTGTTTAATATATTTTTAACGATTGCTATCATCATATCAATAGATTCAAGAAAATCTTAATTGAAATATAGGAGCACGATGCCCAGAATATCAATAATATTAGTTAACTGGAATGGTGCGATAGACACTATAGAATGTATTCGCTCTTTAAAAAAATGCCAATATACCAATTTTGAGATAATTGTCGTTGATAACAATTCAGAAAGGAATGATGTAGAATTGTTAAAAAAAGAATTTAGTTCTCATATAAAAATATTAAAAAATAAGACCAACCTTGGATTTGCGGGTGGTGTGAATACAGGGATAAATTTTGCCTTGCGGAGCGGTTCAGATTACTTATTATTATTAAATAATGATACTGTTGTAGAGCCCGATTTCTTAGACTTTCTTATAGAACAGGGAGAGAAAAATGAAGATATTGGAATTCTCGTGCCAAAAATTTGTTATTATTCAGCACCGCATATAATCTGGAGCGCGGGCGGATATATCAGTAGGCTCCGTGCGTCGGGATTCTCCTATGGAGATGGTAAACATGAAGAAAAATTTAACAATTCTAAATTTGTTACTTTTGGTTCCGGTTGCTGCCTTTTAATTAAAGCAAATGTTTTAAAGAAGATTGGTTTATTTGACGAAAATTACTATTTATATTTAGAAGATGCTGATTTTTGCTATCGCGTAAAAAATGCTGGCTATAAAATATTTTATGTTGGAAGATCTAAGATTTTACACAAAGTGAATGTTGCGAGTACAAGAAATATTGATGTGTTACCTTTGTATTTCATCACGAGGAACAGACTGTATTTCGCACGAAAATTTTTTAAAGGGTGGTTTTTAATTTCAACCCTGTACCTTATTTTAACCTCGATTCTAAAATCTTTATTATGGACGATAAAAGGCGATTTAAACAGAGTGGAGGCAGTTAGATTGGCCTTTACTGATTTTTTTAAACGCAAGTTTGGTGCTGCTAATTATTTTAAATGATGGTAATATGAATATCGGAATTGATATTAGTGTTTTAGAAAAGGGTGTGACAGGAATAGGCAGATATTTATTGGGTATTTTGAAATATTTACCCAAGATAGATAGTAAAAATAGGTATTATTTATTTTCATACAAAAGGCCTTATTGTGGGAATGAATTTTACAAAATTGTAGCAACAGGCAAGTATCTGCCATCAAAATTATATTCTCCTTTTTGGCTAAATATAGTCTTGCCCAAAGCGTTGCATAAATATAATATCAAATTATTATTTTCTCCTAATCACCTTACTCCAATAAAGTTAAATAAATCAAAATGGCAAAGCATAATTACAATTCACGATATCTGCCACAAAATTGATTCCTCTTATAAAGACCGTTTCTATCGTAATTATCTGGATATATTTTTACCTATTGCAATTTACAATTGTGAGAAGATTATAACTGTATCCCAATTTTCCAAAAACGAATTGCTGAAATTTTATAACATATCTTCTAACAAGATTTTCGTTATATATGAGTTTGCCTCAGAAATTTTTAAACCACGGGTTATAAGTAAAGAAATGCGCGATAATTTGATGCGACAACTATCAATCCCGGAAGAGTATATCTTATATGTGGGAGTTATCGAAAATCGTAAAAATATTTTAGGTATTTTGAAAATTGGTGATATAATTAAAAGCAAACGATACAAAATAAAAATAGTTCTGGCTGGCAAACCAGGTTTTGGGTTCGATTCAATTATGAAAGAAATAAAACGCCGTGATAATGTGATATATTTGAGTTATATAAATGATGAGTTATTACCTTATTTGTATAATCTGGCTAAATTATTTCTTTTTCCATCTTTTTATGAAGGATTTGGTTTGCCACCTTTAGAAGCAATGCAGTCAGGTATCCCTGTTTTAACTTCTAATGTGTCTTCACTCCCAGAAGTTATCGGTGAGGGCGGTATAATGCATAAACCAGATGATTACGAAGCATTTGCCGAGGATATAATAAGATTGATGGAGGATCGGTCCTTTTATGAAATAATGAGTAAAAAAGCGCTTAATCAGGCGAGTAAATTTAATCCCTATAAATCAATTCGTACATTAGTAGAAGTTTTTAATATTTTAGCGTAAGTAAGAAATAGTTTTCAATTTTACAAATATTACTTATTACAATAAGAGACATTTATTTTCTTCTAAATTTTTGTATTGTTAACTGCTTAATTTTGCGAAAGTCATTTACTACGGTATCAAAAACATTTTGCCAGGCAGGAATTTTCCTCAATTGCTGAATATATTCCAATAGAAATGATAGGAAAATACTTAGTAATAAACTTATTGCAAAAAATAACATTATTATTTTGCCTCGCCGCGGAAAACTTTTCTTTTCGGGGGGCGATGCTCTGTCAAGGAATTGGACTGATGGTGTATCCTTTGCTTCCATTATTTTTGCCTGTTCATACTGTTGGGTCAAAAGCTCATAGATTGCTTCCTGCACTTTAAGTTCCCTGAGCAATCGGGCATATTCTAAAGATAACTCAGGTAATTTGGCAAACGGCATGGAAAATCCCGCTCCAAATTCTTTTCTTGTAGTATCCTGTGTTCCAAATTCAATCCTTGCCAATTGTCTTTTTAATTCTCTCAATTCCCTATCTATATTTGCAACAAATGGATTATTTATACCATTCTCTGAGGCAATTGTTCCTTTCTGAACCTCACGCAAAATAATCTCACTTTTTAACTTTGCAATGGTTGCTATGGCATTTTCAATTTCTATGTCTAACGCAACCGTGCGATGTTTCTCTTGAAATTTCCTTAAGGCTTCTTCAGCATTAGCGAGTGAATCAATATTTTCCTTTAGACGCCGTTCAATAAAAATACGATATTTTTTACCGACAGTCATTGCAGTCTGAGTGTTGAATTTATCTAACTCTTCAATATATGCATTAGCAATATTCGCGGCCAAATATTTATTTTTATAAGTAACACTTACAGATACAATTCCTTCATTATTTACGGTTATTTTTGTAATGCTCTTTAATTCTTTTCTTGCGTCAGTCATAGTTTTGCATTTAAATTCTTTCATAAGATTAAATTTATTAATTATCTCATCTTTTATGCGGTCACTTTGCATTACTGCCGCAAATAAATCAGAAGGCGTGCTTGTTCCAGGCAGGATATTACCTAATCTACCAAGAGTGGTCATGCTTCCTAAAATTCCGGTAGATAACAAACCGAACATTGCGTCCTGCTGGGTGTTCGGTGGAAGAATGGTGGCAGTAGCAGTAAATTGCTGGATTAAAACAAAACTTGTTACAATTCCAATAATGGTAACAATACCAATGAATTTAATAATGAATTTTCTCCTTTTTAAAAGAATAGAGATATATGATAATAATGCAGAACTCATATTTTCACTCATAGAAATTAGTTTACATATTTTTGAATAGAAGTCAAGAATCCTTATAAGAATAAATATAAAAATAAAAAATTTTTGTTAGAGTAAATTAATAGGGTACTGAGAGGGTTAAATAATATGAATTATTTAAAAAATTATGCTCAATAAAATTTTTATCCTTATTTACAATGACTTTCAATATATGAAGTCCCTTTTTTATTAAAAATACTCCATTTGAAAATACAATTAACGACTTATTTGGTCTTATTGCCGATTTTAGAATAACCGTTGCAAACAGCGTGTCATTATTGTAAAAATGGACAAATACTGTATCGGTTGTTGCCTGAAGTGCATCAATATTTCGTAACAATGCAAAGACCCTCAACGAATCACCGTGCCGGGGATAGGGAGGCTCAGTCCAGACACTATCAATCACCAAATCCGGCCGTCTTAATACCGAATCTATTGGCTCATAAATAAACTTAGGAACCGTATCCAAAGCAATACTCACATAGCCCCTTGAATCCGCAGACCTGATATATGACTGCGGATTAGCATTATATGCTACTTTCTGCACTACTCCTGCATTGGTGCGCAAGGGCAACTTACACACTATTGAATCACCACTGATCCCCCATTCTTTCCAGCCAACATAAATTCGTCTGTTTGTCTGTAGATTTTCAAATTCATAGATCCGCAAAGTATCATAAGCAACACTCAATGTCAAGCACTTGTTAAATCGGTTATGTTTGAAAAAATTTGTTAACTGCTTAAATCCATAACCTGGTGGTCGCTTTGATAAATCCAGCCGGGTGAGCGCCCAGAGTTTACCTTCCCAGTCAATATCCGGTGTCCAGCGAGTGCTGAAAGCCCATAGAAAGGCATTGCCTAAAGGCCCTGCGGGATTATCATTCGCAATAAATGTTGTAAATGTGGCGAGTTGTTCATCTGTTTGCACAGGAAAGGCAATACCGATAGAGTCATAACTTGCATCAAAACAACCCGTAGAATGCTCGGTGCATAATAAAAATTTATCACCAAAACCATAATGCCTTAAATAGTACCAGACCGAATCAAGGGTCTGTTTCTGGCGCTGATGGAAATATGGTATAGATTGGGGAGTTGCATAGGAATGAATAGATGCCCCTTTACAGAAATTCCCTAAGCCATTTGTGGATAATCCAGCTAACCATTCTGGTGTAGTAATTAAATTAGTTGTACCATAATGAGGGACATAAAATATCGTAAATACGCTATCCGGTGATGCATAATTATCAGATACTGCCTTTTTAATTGCTGAGTCAGCAACGATACACATTCGGGTATAGACCTTTATCAAGCTATTTTTCTTGTATGGGCTATTATCAACAAGAATTAAACTATCATAATAAGGGTCAAATATTGAATCATTGCACCAGCGATGGCGAATCTGAATGCCGCTGCTATCCAATCCCAAAAGCCATTCCGGTTCATTCCATATTTCGTAATATTTTATCGGTAAATAAAATAAATTTTGGTTTTCCCTCCAGAAGTCGCCATTCGGACCATATCGTTTAACAAACTTATAGACATAACGAGCAAAATAATTTTCATGATTAATAAAGCCATTTGGAAGCAAGACTGATTTAAATAAATTTTTGGGAAAGCCCTTATACCATTCATGTCCTCGCACACCATAGATTAAAGTATCAATAGAATCGCAACAGGATGCCCATCTTGTGCTATTTGAAAAGCACCACAAGACATTAATAGTATCTTCAGCATAATAACGCATTAGTGTATCGCACCAGCCCCATTTATAGATTGTATCCTGTGGTGTTTTATTTTCCCACTGAAAATGTTGCCAGGCACAGAATCCTGTTCTATCCCAGGTTACACCCATTGCCTTCATTGAGTCAATCCCTGATTTCCACATTTCTTTATACCAGAATCTTTGGGGTTGTTGATTTGGAGTTACTGTCATCCCGGAATTCATCCCGAACAAATCCTTTGGAAAGTTATTAATACCGACAATCCGTGCTGCCAAATCGCACCCCGGATGACCAATCAACTCCCCATCAGGATAAGGATTGGAGCGGTTGTAGTAGAAGTTGGTGGAATATAGGTCTGACCGTGAGTGTTTTATATGCAATTGGTAAGTAAATCCTTTTCTAACCGGAACTTTAGGATTGAACTCAGCTGAGACGAGTTCATAATCGTAAAGTCCTGCCGAATCGCTATGAGTTTCACCTAATAGTGTCCCATCAAGTTCTTCAACGGTAAAAATATAATAACCAGGAATGATCTTCCTCCCGCAGAAGAATGATACCTCACTGATACTATCCGCTGTGGCGAGAAATGTCTGCCGCGCTTCGCGTGCATCGAAGTTATCGTTAAACGATAACTCCACATCATATATGGTGGCGGTGCCGAATAAATACGCCGCCATCATTGTCATAGCAACCAACACATTCTTCATTATTCCTCCTTTTTTAGCCTAATCTTAACGCACAACCACAAATTTCTTTACTAACGCCATATCCACCGTTTTGAGGAGGGCAAAATAAACACCACCTTGTAAATCCCGCAGATTATACTTACAAGTGTCACGCTTTGCATATAAACCTTTGTCCAAGCATAATAACCTACGACCTTGGATGTCATAAACGCTAATTTCATAAACCTCCGGGCACAGCAGCGCAAACCTCAATAATATAAAATCTCTAACAGGATTAGGATAAATATCAAACTCGGTAGTTCTGCTTACCGATGTTCCTATATCGTGCTCTATTATGCCCACCCCAAGCCATTCTAAAATCAACATACCACTCTCATAACACGCAACATAAATCAAGGAACTGTCAAGAAATAGACGTCGCACATCGTCGCAATGGTCGTAATAACCCACTATTACGGGATTTGTTGGGTCAACCACCTTTATCACATTCACTCGCCTCAATCTTGATGTAACATAAGCAATCGTATCTTTAACAACAACATCAAGCGCAGGATTTGGGTGCATCCCAATTTCTTGAGGTGCAGATGGAATTTTTACATTCAAAATTCGTAAACCGCCATTCAGAGTACCAAAATAAGCAAGTGTATCTTTTACAAAAATGCCCGTGGCATAACCGCCCGGCGGATTATCAA
The sequence above is a segment of the candidate division WOR-3 bacterium genome. Coding sequences within it:
- a CDS encoding NAD(P)-dependent oxidoreductase, translating into MRILIIGHTGFIGKFLTYKLVEKSHKVIGLDVKEPSDEQKNICESICGNILSPADVTKSLHGVELVISLAAKHHDFGITKEEYFRVNEGGTINLLNCMSKLNINNLIFYSSVAVYGTQDKPTTEDSFTTPDTDYGKSKLAAEKAILKWVEENNTRSAIIIRPTVIYGPENYGNVYNLIDKIYKRRFIFVGDGSNIKSVAYVENLVDATIFLMNYLKPGVNIFNYSDEPQMTTREIVNIITEFMPHGIPKIKIPLSIATTAGSIFDILGKVSGYNFPITAARMKKFNTATHHKSEKIRRLGFEQKISIKEGFKRMVEWYLTSVKSSK
- a CDS encoding TIGR03087 family PEP-CTERM/XrtA system glycosyltransferase, with the translated sequence MNILFLTSRFPFPPIGGDKLRFFYILKYLSRNHKVSILCFTDKKLSSELTSAYKDYFYEINVVFLPKIKSYINCIVGLFKGVPLQISYYKSKKMENLVQEKLTNGKFDIIFVHLIRMAEYVKKSNIYKILDMTDAQSLNYTRAMQYTQGKWSIIHRFEKDLVLNYEKNIWRYFDKTFVVSPIDRDYLKSLDENINVEVLPNGVDVQKYSFCLNDHQNKKICFIGNMRTFPNTDAAVWFCKEIFPIIKKEIPQVKLYIVGTEPSRRVRALAKIKDVYVTGEVPNVNEYVWNSEVSVAPIRVGAGIQNKILESMALGTPVVTTSIGLEGIEAEPNKHILVADKPDEFAKQVIRLINNSELRAKISTEARRLIEERYTWDRVLRYLLNSLTW
- a CDS encoding polysaccharide biosynthesis C-terminal domain-containing protein, translating into MEEIHQFGYLIKKFGRDTIIYFPAKIIPGLTIIFFTAIFTRVFKPEFYGQYIIIITTTTIITAIFSQWLLQSILRYRAQYIYYNMEFIFNINLFKILIFISLLLILLYTVLYPFKKILHQYEKFYLVSLLIIVADIWFTVVLTIFQADTKANIFTLYTILNAFFKLGLSLIFVFVIKMDISGLLWGAFLSSFILVTPIIFTLFVAKKSFEESTEKDKQKALFINLFKQFFGYGFPMVGWFIGSELLMVSDRYFLQIFRGSNEVGIYSTNYSLISSAISFITVPLLNAAHPLIMKANVDSSFKLNEIKKLINAFSRYFLLLVYPITTYIVLLKGEFVRIFLGPGYREGSIIFPIIAPGILLWFFAMFGHKGLELREKTNKMFLYVLVCAIMKLILNVFFIPPYGYIGAAITTLICFSLYPVLVYFGTKNDIEWSIPWMTIIKLAVVLIPLIVAVYVIKHFITHYMIVLIVSLFVVVIVYIIMLFIFQEIQPGEIIAAKLFLKRLFKL
- a CDS encoding O-antigen polymerase, which translates into the protein MSYLSIVCFLLCVFLLLDSRRKSVDLFSPSRVFAFVWALAIGLADLKLSYFQHKWDLYSWITLLLGIFSLLTGIFGAYLVYSKERLLYVDEIRRYYFNYAINGKRLFYSLVILIGIYFISYITEVILEGYLPFWASIPDRARVEWGVFGIHLLVNSMPTILFLVSIYFIFIKQNKKKKILLMVLSLLIIISYFFTLQRFNLTIWILMLLALLYYTTKRVSLKHILLIGILLAIIISLIQKVRLVAYVQNYIYVISKMKYPATFSIFTEPYMYIVMNLENFARGVSNLENFTYGYFTGDFILALIGVKHWLAETFNIIERPFLICGYNTFSFFWPYYYDYGVLGVVMFPFLVGAATGFAYYSLRTSPNLLNLSVYSMAFYILVISFFTNPLTMLNTVFNIFLTIAIIISIDSRKS
- a CDS encoding glycosyltransferase family 2 protein, which encodes MPRISIILVNWNGAIDTIECIRSLKKCQYTNFEIIVVDNNSERNDVELLKKEFSSHIKILKNKTNLGFAGGVNTGINFALRSGSDYLLLLNNDTVVEPDFLDFLIEQGEKNEDIGILVPKICYYSAPHIIWSAGGYISRLRASGFSYGDGKHEEKFNNSKFVTFGSGCCLLIKANVLKKIGLFDENYYLYLEDADFCYRVKNAGYKIFYVGRSKILHKVNVASTRNIDVLPLYFITRNRLYFARKFFKGWFLISTLYLILTSILKSLLWTIKGDLNRVEAVRLAFTDFFKRKFGAANYFK
- a CDS encoding glycosyltransferase family 1 protein, whose amino-acid sequence is MLLIILNDGNMNIGIDISVLEKGVTGIGRYLLGILKYLPKIDSKNRYYLFSYKRPYCGNEFYKIVATGKYLPSKLYSPFWLNIVLPKALHKYNIKLLFSPNHLTPIKLNKSKWQSIITIHDICHKIDSSYKDRFYRNYLDIFLPIAIYNCEKIITVSQFSKNELLKFYNISSNKIFVIYEFASEIFKPRVISKEMRDNLMRQLSIPEEYILYVGVIENRKNILGILKIGDIIKSKRYKIKIVLAGKPGFGFDSIMKEIKRRDNVIYLSYINDELLPYLYNLAKLFLFPSFYEGFGLPPLEAMQSGIPVLTSNVSSLPEVIGEGGIMHKPDDYEAFAEDIIRLMEDRSFYEIMSKKALNQASKFNPYKSIRTLVEVFNILA
- a CDS encoding Wzz/FepE/Etk N-terminal domain-containing protein; translation: MSENMSSALLSYISILLKRRKFIIKFIGIVTIIGIVTSFVLIQQFTATATILPPNTQQDAMFGLLSTGILGSMTTLGRLGNILPGTSTPSDLFAAVMQSDRIKDEIINKFNLMKEFKCKTMTDARKELKSITKITVNNEGIVSVSVTYKNKYLAANIANAYIEELDKFNTQTAMTVGKKYRIFIERRLKENIDSLANAEEALRKFQEKHRTVALDIEIENAIATIAKLKSEIILREVQKGTIASENGINNPFVANIDRELRELKRQLARIEFGTQDTTRKEFGAGFSMPFAKLPELSLEYARLLRELKVQEAIYELLTQQYEQAKIMEAKDTPSVQFLDRASPPEKKSFPRRGKIIMLFFAISLLLSIFLSFLLEYIQQLRKIPAWQNVFDTVVNDFRKIKQLTIQKFRRK